A section of the Leminorella richardii genome encodes:
- a CDS encoding MGMT family protein has translation MEFDETSFPVQVYTVVASIPEGKVTTYGSIARLAGFPGYARHVGTLLSRLPQGSTLPWFRVINSQGKISLTGPDFIRQRDALLAEGILFSQSGRISFKKYGWLTEP, from the coding sequence ATGGAGTTTGACGAGACATCGTTTCCCGTTCAGGTTTATACCGTTGTTGCCTCTATTCCCGAAGGGAAAGTGACCACTTACGGCAGCATTGCTCGGCTGGCGGGATTTCCTGGCTATGCCCGCCACGTCGGAACACTACTAAGTCGGCTTCCTCAGGGCAGCACGCTACCGTGGTTTCGGGTTATCAACTCACAGGGAAAAATATCATTGACCGGGCCGGACTTTATTCGGCAAAGAGACGCGCTGCTTGCTGAGGGGATACTGTTTAGCCAAAGCGGACGCATTAGCTTTAAAAAATACGGTTGGCTGACAGAGCCCTAG
- the tesB gene encoding acyl-CoA thioesterase II, with amino-acid sequence MSNVLQSLLTLLQLEKIDETRFRGQSQSLGLKQLFGGQVIGQALSAAKQTVLPERRVHLCHSYFLRPGDGTQPVDYEVETIRDGNSFSTRRVSAYQNRQKLFYMTASYQSDEPGFDHQMPSMPDVPQPESLISETEIARKMAQFLPGGLNNPFCQEMPLEIRPVKLYPMHKAEVDKPVRYAWFKANGDMPNDLGIHKYLLGYASDFHFLLTALQPHGVALFQPGMQVATIDHSIWFHRPFRLDDWILYAVDSPSASGARGFVRGQFFTRQGLLIASTAQEGVIRLHQNEAL; translated from the coding sequence ATGAGTAACGTTTTACAAAGCCTCTTAACACTACTACAGCTGGAAAAAATAGATGAAACGCGGTTTCGTGGCCAAAGCCAAAGCCTTGGATTAAAGCAGCTGTTTGGCGGTCAGGTTATTGGGCAGGCGCTTTCCGCCGCCAAGCAAACGGTTCTTCCTGAAAGACGCGTGCACTTATGCCACAGCTATTTTCTGCGCCCCGGAGACGGTACTCAACCTGTTGACTATGAAGTAGAAACTATTCGCGATGGCAACAGCTTCAGCACGCGGCGCGTCAGCGCCTATCAGAACCGGCAAAAGCTGTTCTATATGACGGCCTCCTACCAAAGCGATGAACCCGGCTTTGATCACCAAATGCCTTCAATGCCGGACGTGCCACAGCCGGAATCCCTTATTTCAGAAACAGAAATTGCCAGAAAGATGGCTCAGTTCCTGCCCGGCGGGCTTAACAACCCTTTCTGTCAGGAAATGCCGCTGGAGATCCGACCGGTGAAGCTTTATCCCATGCATAAGGCAGAAGTTGACAAGCCGGTGCGCTACGCCTGGTTCAAAGCTAACGGCGATATGCCCAACGATCTGGGCATACATAAATACCTGTTAGGCTATGCGTCTGATTTTCATTTTCTGCTAACCGCGCTTCAGCCTCACGGTGTGGCGCTGTTTCAACCGGGTATGCAGGTTGCCACCATCGACCACTCTATCTGGTTCCATCGGCCGTTTCGCCTTGACGACTGGATCCTCTACGCCGTTGATAGCCCTTCTGCCAGCGGTGCTCGTGGCTTTGTTCGCGGCCAATTTTTTACCCGTCAAGGACTGCTTATCGCCTCAACCGCTCAGGAAGGCGTCATTCGCCTTCACCAGAACGAGGCGCTTTAG
- the mbfA gene encoding iron exporter MbfA: MKNFSDLSEREILALAISLEEEDNKIYREFAEGLRETYPDSARIFSLMAKEEDSHRHRLLTLYKETFGDHIPLIRRQDVKGFVERKAIWLSRPLSIDSVRKQSEVMEMETQRFYSQAAQKATNVHIRQLLGDLSAEEFRHQQKAECLERQFVSPAVKEKEEKSSRRLFVLQIVQPSLAGLMDGSVSTLAPVFAAALATKDSWQAFLVGLAASVGAGISMAFAEAVSDNGSLTGRGNPWLRGAACGVMTTLGGLGHTLPFLITHFWTAMTVSIGVVIVELAAISWIRNRYMDTPLLQASFQVVIGGLLVFATGLFIGSA, translated from the coding sequence ATGAAGAACTTTTCCGACCTTTCTGAACGGGAAATTCTGGCGCTCGCGATCTCCCTGGAAGAAGAAGACAATAAAATCTATCGCGAATTTGCCGAAGGGTTAAGGGAAACCTACCCCGATTCCGCGCGGATCTTTTCCCTCATGGCCAAAGAAGAAGACAGCCACCGCCATCGACTTCTTACCCTCTATAAAGAAACGTTTGGCGACCATATTCCGCTTATTCGCCGTCAGGACGTCAAAGGATTTGTGGAACGAAAAGCCATCTGGCTCAGCCGGCCACTGAGTATCGACAGCGTGCGTAAGCAGTCAGAAGTGATGGAGATGGAAACCCAGCGCTTTTACTCTCAGGCGGCACAGAAAGCGACCAACGTGCATATCCGCCAGCTGCTGGGAGACCTGTCTGCCGAAGAGTTTCGCCATCAGCAAAAGGCCGAATGTCTTGAACGGCAGTTCGTTAGCCCTGCTGTTAAAGAAAAAGAAGAAAAGTCTTCCCGTCGGCTGTTCGTTCTTCAAATCGTTCAGCCCTCTCTGGCAGGCCTCATGGACGGCTCTGTTTCCACGCTAGCGCCGGTCTTTGCCGCCGCGCTGGCAACCAAAGACAGCTGGCAGGCATTTTTGGTCGGCCTTGCAGCATCGGTAGGCGCGGGGATCTCGATGGCCTTTGCCGAAGCGGTTTCCGATAACGGCTCACTAACCGGGCGGGGAAACCCTTGGCTTCGGGGTGCGGCCTGCGGTGTTATGACAACGCTAGGCGGACTGGGACATACCCTCCCCTTCCTGATAACCCACTTCTGGACAGCCATGACCGTCTCTATCGGCGTAGTCATCGTTGAGCTGGCGGCCATCTCATGGATACGCAATCGCTATATGGATACGCCCTTGCTACAGGCTTCGTTTCAGGTAGTCATTGGCGGTCTGTTAGTCTTTGCTACGGGTCTGTTTATCGGCAGCGCGTGA
- a CDS encoding YbaY family lipoprotein, with amino-acid sequence MHFLKVLSGAALAAALVGCSAADQAPTGPQVTGSVAYRERIALPKNANVTVTLADISRADAPARVLSSVTFPAKGKQVPFSFSLPYKPEQLVGAQTVSLFATISVDGKLLYTSTSVNEVLTNGSPAERNVLLERVQP; translated from the coding sequence ATGCATTTTTTAAAAGTATTAAGTGGTGCAGCACTGGCTGCGGCTCTGGTTGGATGTAGCGCAGCAGATCAAGCGCCTACAGGCCCGCAGGTTACCGGATCGGTGGCCTATCGTGAGCGCATTGCGCTGCCAAAGAATGCTAACGTGACCGTTACGCTGGCTGATATTTCACGCGCAGACGCTCCGGCGAGAGTGCTTTCTTCAGTGACCTTCCCTGCGAAAGGCAAGCAGGTACCGTTCAGTTTCTCACTGCCCTATAAGCCAGAACAGCTGGTAGGCGCACAGACAGTTTCTCTGTTTGCCACTATCTCTGTTGACGGCAAGCTTCTTTACACCTCTACGTCGGTTAACGAAGTGCTGACTAACGGCAGCCCGGCGGAGCGTAACGTACTGCTGGAGCGCGTTCAGCCTTAA
- the amtB gene encoding ammonium transporter AmtB, with translation MKTYVSCSVAVLLATLPGVAMAEAVADKADSAFMMISTALVLFMSIPGIALFYGGLLRAKNVLSLLTQVIASFSLVSVLWVVYGYSLAFGEGNDIIGNLNGLMLKDIHLTDVTGTFYKLIHVAFQGSFACITVGLIVGGFAERIRFSAVMLFVLIWFTLAYLPMAHMVWGGGYLFKLGAIDFAGGTVVHINAAIAALVGAYMLGKRRGIGREAFKPHSLPMVFIGTAILYIGWFGFNAGSASSANEIAALAFINTMTATAGAVLGWLGAEWTLRGKPSLLGACSGCIAGLVAITPAAGSVGIGGALVLGVVAGIAGLWGVVVLKSWLKADDTCDVFGVHGVCGIVGCIGTGILTSAALGGTGYAEGVTMLKQVGIQAASVVVCLLWSGIVAFVAYKIADICLGLRVSEETEREGLDVNSHGESAYNP, from the coding sequence ATGAAAACATATGTATCCTGTTCTGTGGCAGTGCTGTTGGCGACGCTTCCCGGTGTCGCAATGGCAGAGGCCGTGGCTGACAAGGCGGACAGCGCCTTTATGATGATAAGCACCGCACTGGTACTGTTTATGAGTATTCCCGGTATTGCGCTGTTCTATGGTGGCCTGCTGAGAGCGAAGAACGTGCTTTCTCTGCTGACTCAGGTGATAGCCAGCTTTTCTTTAGTAAGCGTGCTGTGGGTAGTTTATGGCTATAGCCTCGCCTTCGGTGAGGGGAACGATATTATCGGTAACCTGAACGGTCTGATGCTGAAAGACATTCATCTGACTGACGTCACAGGGACGTTTTATAAGCTGATTCATGTAGCGTTTCAGGGCTCGTTTGCCTGCATTACCGTTGGGTTGATTGTTGGTGGTTTTGCTGAGCGGATCCGGTTTTCTGCGGTAATGCTGTTTGTTCTGATCTGGTTTACGCTGGCCTATTTGCCGATGGCGCATATGGTGTGGGGCGGCGGTTACCTGTTTAAGCTGGGAGCTATCGACTTTGCCGGTGGTACCGTGGTGCATATTAACGCGGCCATTGCGGCACTGGTGGGCGCCTATATGCTGGGGAAACGCCGTGGAATAGGGCGAGAAGCCTTTAAGCCTCACAGCCTACCAATGGTGTTTATCGGAACGGCCATACTTTACATCGGCTGGTTTGGCTTTAACGCTGGTTCAGCCAGCAGCGCGAATGAAATCGCGGCCCTAGCCTTTATTAACACCATGACCGCAACGGCGGGAGCCGTACTGGGGTGGCTGGGAGCCGAGTGGACGCTGCGGGGGAAGCCCTCGCTTCTGGGAGCTTGCTCAGGCTGTATTGCCGGGCTGGTGGCTATTACGCCGGCAGCGGGGTCGGTAGGGATTGGCGGCGCTCTGGTGCTTGGCGTTGTCGCTGGCATAGCCGGGCTTTGGGGCGTTGTGGTACTTAAGTCGTGGCTGAAGGCTGATGATACCTGTGATGTATTTGGCGTACACGGTGTCTGCGGGATTGTTGGATGTATCGGAACCGGTATTTTAACGTCAGCCGCTCTGGGTGGAACGGGCTATGCCGAGGGTGTGACAATGCTCAAGCAGGTCGGCATACAGGCTGCTAGCGTAGTGGTGTGTCTGCTGTGGTCGGGCATAGTGGCCTTTGTGGCTTACAAAATTGCGGATATCTGTCTGGGACTGCGCGTATCGGAAGAAACGGAGCGGGAAGGGCTGGACGTCAACAGCCATGGCGAAAGCGCTTACAACCCGTAG
- a CDS encoding SmdB family multidrug efflux ABC transporter permease/ATP-binding protein — translation MSNTASTPRQLWPTLKRLFSYGLPYRRPLSLAALLLWLAAGAEVCGPALISYFIDNMVAKNQMPLDKVLPLAAVFLLLQILAASLRYKQALLFNGAAVGVVQNVRSDVMAAALKQPLSVFDTQPVGQLISKVTNDTEVIKDLYVTVVATLLRSAALISAMLIAMFSLSWRMALIALAIFPVVLVLMILYQRFSTPVIRQVRSLLADINNSFNEAIGGMAVLQQFGQQKRFGEKLEEVNLAHYRMRLKSLRLESLLLRPLLSLISATILSGLLLTFGLSPEGSIGVGVLYAFINYLSRLNEPLIELASQQAMLQQAVVAGERIFDLMDGELQRYGDDERPLSSGKIDIQGLSFAYSEEKPVLKNINLSVPSRHFVALVGHTGSGKSTLAHLLMGYYPITQGSITLDGRPLPSLSHRTLRDGVAMVQQDPVVLADTVYANVTLGRDVSESRVWEVLEQAQLDALVRKMPQGLKTVLGEQGNNLSVGQKQLLALARVLVKTPQVLILDEATANIDSGTERAIHHALNAIRHQTTLVVIAHRLSTIVDADSIVVLNRGEIVESGTHAQLLKSQGRYYQMHQLQLAATALGESVTTV, via the coding sequence ATGAGTAATACCGCTTCAACGCCGCGCCAGCTGTGGCCAACGCTAAAGCGCCTGTTTTCCTATGGGCTTCCCTACCGTCGCCCGCTGTCTCTGGCGGCGCTGCTGCTGTGGTTAGCGGCCGGGGCAGAGGTATGCGGCCCGGCGCTGATCAGCTACTTTATCGACAATATGGTGGCGAAAAACCAGATGCCGCTGGATAAAGTTCTGCCTTTGGCGGCAGTTTTTCTGCTGCTGCAAATTCTAGCCGCCTCGTTGCGCTACAAGCAGGCTCTCTTGTTTAACGGTGCGGCGGTTGGCGTCGTGCAAAACGTGCGCAGCGACGTGATGGCTGCGGCGCTGAAGCAGCCGCTGTCGGTGTTTGACACTCAGCCGGTCGGGCAGCTTATCTCAAAAGTTACCAATGATACCGAGGTGATTAAAGACCTCTACGTCACGGTTGTTGCCACATTGCTTCGCAGCGCTGCCCTGATCAGCGCCATGCTGATTGCTATGTTTAGCCTGAGCTGGCGAATGGCGCTGATAGCGCTGGCGATCTTCCCTGTCGTTCTGGTGCTGATGATCCTCTATCAGCGCTTCAGTACGCCGGTTATCCGTCAGGTAAGAAGCCTGCTGGCCGATATTAACAACAGCTTTAATGAGGCCATCGGCGGCATGGCGGTATTGCAGCAGTTTGGTCAGCAGAAGCGATTTGGTGAAAAGCTGGAAGAGGTGAATCTGGCCCACTATCGGATGCGCCTGAAGTCACTGCGGCTGGAAAGCCTATTGCTAAGGCCTCTGCTAAGCCTAATCTCGGCGACCATATTAAGCGGGCTGCTGCTGACGTTCGGCCTTAGCCCTGAAGGCAGTATCGGCGTCGGCGTGCTGTATGCCTTTATCAACTATCTCTCGAGGCTGAATGAACCGCTGATTGAGCTGGCTTCTCAACAGGCGATGCTGCAGCAAGCTGTAGTGGCCGGTGAACGTATTTTTGACCTTATGGACGGCGAGCTACAGCGCTACGGTGACGATGAGCGACCGCTGTCTTCTGGAAAAATTGACATTCAGGGTCTGAGCTTTGCCTATAGTGAAGAAAAGCCAGTGCTTAAGAACATTAACCTGTCTGTTCCTTCTCGGCATTTTGTCGCACTGGTTGGCCATACCGGCAGCGGGAAGAGCACATTGGCACACCTGCTGATGGGCTACTATCCCATCACGCAGGGTTCAATAACGCTAGACGGCAGGCCGCTGCCCAGTTTGAGCCATCGCACGCTGCGCGACGGTGTGGCGATGGTGCAGCAGGATCCCGTCGTTCTGGCGGATACCGTCTACGCCAACGTGACCCTAGGACGAGACGTCAGCGAGTCGCGAGTGTGGGAGGTTTTAGAACAGGCCCAGCTTGATGCGCTAGTAAGGAAAATGCCTCAAGGGCTGAAAACGGTTTTAGGCGAACAGGGTAACAACCTCTCGGTAGGGCAGAAGCAGCTGCTGGCGCTGGCTAGAGTGCTGGTGAAAACTCCTCAGGTGCTGATTTTGGACGAAGCGACAGCCAACATTGATTCGGGTACAGAAAGAGCCATCCATCATGCCCTTAATGCTATTAGGCACCAGACAACGCTGGTGGTGATTGCTCACCGACTGTCGACTATTGTGGATGCGGACAGCATTGTCGTGCTCAATCGCGGTGAAATCGTGGAATCCGGTACCCATGCGCAGCTGCTGAAAAGCCAGGGGCGTTACTATCAGATGCATCAGCTACAGCTGGCAGCGACTGCGTTAGGTGAGTCAGTGACTACTGTCTGA
- the glnK gene encoding P-II family nitrogen regulator: MKLVTVIIKPFKLEDVREALSTIGIQGLTVTEVKGFGRQKGHAELYRGAEYSVNFLPKVKIDIAMTDEQVESAIAAITEAAYTGKIGDGKIFVTELQRVVRIRTGETDEGAL; the protein is encoded by the coding sequence ATGAAACTGGTTACTGTCATTATCAAGCCGTTCAAGCTAGAAGACGTCAGAGAGGCGCTGTCAACGATAGGCATTCAGGGGCTGACGGTTACAGAGGTGAAGGGATTTGGTCGCCAGAAAGGCCATGCAGAGCTGTATCGCGGCGCAGAGTACAGCGTTAACTTTTTACCAAAGGTAAAGATTGATATTGCGATGACCGATGAGCAGGTTGAAAGTGCCATCGCAGCCATTACTGAAGCAGCCTATACCGGCAAGATTGGCGATGGGAAAATCTTTGTGACGGAGCTGCAGCGGGTGGTGCGGATCCGCACCGGCGAGACGGATGAAGGGGCGCTGTGA